TTTACCATTCATGGGAAAAAAGATGAATTAACAGTGCAATTGTATGGAGATAAGGGAGGATTTGAGCTGGAGCCTGAATTATCCATCGTAACTGAACAGCATGATATTATTTTGAATGCAACGCCTCAGATTAATAATCTGTCTTTTGATGTTGTACAGGCTTTCCAAAATGAAATTGATCACTTTATTGCTGCATGTAAAAGAGAAAAAGAAACGTTGAGTCCGGTAGAGGATGGAATTGAAATGATGAAAATACTTTGTGCGATCTATGAATCTAGTGAAAAAGGTACGGAAATACAGTTCGGACAGAGTGTTGAAGTGTAATAGAATCTGATTGTGTGTATGGAAAGGAGGAGAATCGTCTAATGAGTACCGGCTGGGTTACTGGAAATCTCTACAGACTATGCGATTGGTTTTACAGGCTCGCTTTCTTAAATTTATTATGGCTTGCGTTTACTCTGGCCGGATTCATTCTATTTGGCATCTTTCCATCCACGACAGCCGTATTTACTGTCATAAGGAAATGGTTAAGAGGAGAAAAAGATGTACCGCTTGTCCGTACGTTCTTGCAATCCTACCGGAAGGAATTCTTTCATTCTAATAGGCTTTGCCTTCTTTTTGGACTAGCAGCCTGCATCCTCTATGTTGATTTGAAGTTTGTACAAACTTTGCAGGGGGCCGCATTTATCTTTTTAACAAGCATTTTTAGTTTGATGATTATTTTGTTCGTCTTTACTCTGATCTACATTTTTCCTGTATATGTTCATTATGAGATGAGGACACTCTTATACTTTCGGCAAGCTTTCTTTATTGCTATCGTAAATCCTTTTCAGACCATTTTGCTGGTGCTGGCCTCTGTACTCTCATTCTATGTCACAATGATGCTGTCAGGTCTCTTTCTTTTCTTTGGAATAAGCGGTATCTCGCTTCTGATCATGTGGTATTCATTACGAATCTTTAGGTATATGGACTGGGAAATGAAAAAGCATCTTGCTTCAGAAAGTTAAGGTGAATACTAAAAAATGATTTTCATTTTAAAAACCTTCTACTTTTGTTTCAGCTTAAGCGTAGGTTCCCTTCAATTTCTTAATTTATATTATGGAGAGATTGGGCTTGCAAAAGGGCAGATTGGCATGCTGTTTGCAATCGGACCGCTTGTGATGATTGTGGCTCAGCCTGTATGGGGTGTGCTGACTGATTTATGGGACCGTCCCAAGGCAACGCTGCTTTTGGCTCTCCTTGGTTCAGCTTGTACAGCCGCCTTTTTTCCTTTTGCATATGATTTTCATCATTTCGTGATTTTAAATCTTTTTTATTGGTTTTTTCAAAGCTCTATTAACCCAATTGCCGATAGTACAGCTCTAGCTTTGCTGGTAGATCGCAATGATTTTGGCA
The window above is part of the Metabacillus dongyingensis genome. Proteins encoded here:
- a CDS encoding YesL family protein, whose protein sequence is MSTGWVTGNLYRLCDWFYRLAFLNLLWLAFTLAGFILFGIFPSTTAVFTVIRKWLRGEKDVPLVRTFLQSYRKEFFHSNRLCLLFGLAACILYVDLKFVQTLQGAAFIFLTSIFSLMIILFVFTLIYIFPVYVHYEMRTLLYFRQAFFIAIVNPFQTILLVLASVLSFYVTMMLSGLFLFFGISGISLLIMWYSLRIFRYMDWEMKKHLASES